One Anoplopoma fimbria isolate UVic2021 breed Golden Eagle Sablefish chromosome 2, Afim_UVic_2022, whole genome shotgun sequence DNA window includes the following coding sequences:
- the nadsyn1 gene encoding glutamine-dependent NAD(+) synthetase: MGRKVSLAACSLNQWALDFDGNLQRILKSIEIAKAHGAKYRLGPELEICGYGCADHFYESDTLLHSFQVLQKLLESPVTQDIICDVGMPIMHHNVRYNCRVLFLNRKILLIRPKMLMANSGVYRELRWFSPWRQLRQVEEYFLPRMIQEVTGQDTVPFGDCVLSTKDTCIGTEICAELWNPKSPHIQMGLDGVEIFTNSSASHHELRKADLRVNLVKSATIKSGGIYLYSNQRGCDGDRVYYDGCAMVAINGDIVAQGAQFSLDDVEVITATLDLEDVRSYRGEVCQPNMESEPKPCHRVKVDFSLSSGDDIYLPTHQPITWHFHSPEEEISLGPACWLWDYLRRSGQAGFLLPLSGGVDSSSTACIVHSMCALLCQAIEDGNSQVLEDVRRVVGDDSYRPQHPRELCGHIFTTCYMASENSSEDTCSRAKGLANQIGSTHMNINIDMAVKGILGIFSVVTGRWPQFRANGGSHRENLALQNVQARVRMVLAYLFAQLSLWARGKPGGLLVLGSANVDESLTGYFTKYDCSSADINPIGGISKTDLKSFLLYCVEQFQLTALRGILSAPPTAELEPLTDGQVSQTDEADMGMTYSELSVIGRLRKISKCGPFSMFCKLIHTWKDTLSPAEVAQKVKHFFRMYSMNRHKMTTVTPSYHAESYSPDDNRFDLRPFLYNTRWTWQFRCIDNQIPLLRVPLLVAAAGGTSWQTGAKYTPPEAEALNAGSG; encoded by the exons ATGGGACGGAAAGTGAGCCTCGCTGCCTGCTCGTTGAATCAGTGGGCTTTGGACTTTGACGGAAACCTGCAGAGAATCCTGAAGA gtaTTGAGATTGCTAAAGCTCATGGAGCCAAATACAGACTGGGCCCAGAGCTGGAGATATG CGGCTATGGCTGCGCAGACCACTTCTATGAGTCGGACACGTTGCTCCACAGCTTCCAGGTCCTGCAGAAGCTTCTAGAGTCTCCTGTCACCCAGGACATCATCTGTGACGTGGGGAT GCCCATCATGCATCATAATGTGCGCTACAACTGTCGAGTCCTGTTCCTCAACAG AAAGATACTGCTAATCAGACCTAAAATGCTGATGGCCAACTCCGGGGTCTACAGAGAGTTGCGCTGGTTCTCACCTTGGAGGCAGTTAAG GCAGGTGGAGGAGTATTTTCTTCCCCGAATGATCCAGGAGGTAACAGGGCAG GATACAGTCCCATTCGGTGACTGTGTGCTTTCCACCAAGGACACCTGCATTGGCACTGAGATATGTGCAGAGCTCTGGAACCCCAAAAG CCCGCATATTCAGATGGGCCTGGATGGGGTTGAAATCTTTACTAATTCGTCTGCCAGCCACCACGAGCTCCGCAAAGCTGACCTACGAGTCAACCTGGTCAAGTCGGCCACCATCAAG AGTGGCGGTATCTACCTGTATTCCAACCAGAGGGGCTGTGATGGAGACCGTGTCTACTATGACGGTTGTGCCATGGTGGCCATCAACGGAGACATCGTGGCACAGGGAGCACAGTTCTCACTCGATGATGTG gaGGTGATTACAGCCACTCTTGACCTTGAGGATGTGCGGAGCTACAGAGGAGAAGTGTGCCAGCCGAACATG GAAAGTGAACCCAAACCTTGCCACAGGGTCAAAGTTGACTTTTCTTTATCAAGTGGTGACGATATCTACCTCCCTACCCACCAGCCAATAACATGGCACTTCCATTCACCAGAGGAAGAGATCAG TCTAGGGCCGGCCTGCTGGCTGTGGGACTACCTAAGGAGAAGTGGACAG GCTGGTTTCCTGTTGCCTCTGAGTGGAGGAGTCGACAGCTCCTCCACCGCCTGCATTGTCCACTCAATGTGCGCGCTGCTGTGCCAGGCGATAGAGGACGGCA ACAGCCAGGTACTGGAGGATGTTCGCAGAGTGGTAGGGGATGACTCCTACCGTCCCCAGCACCCCAGGGAGCTGTGTGGTCACATCTTCACCACCTGCTACATGGCCAGCGAAAACTCCTCAGAGGACACATGCAGCAGGGCCAAAGGCCTGGCCAATCAGATCGGCAG cacacacatgaatattaaCATCGATATGGCGGTGAAAGGCATTCTGGGTATCTTCTCAGTGGTTACTGGAAGGTGGCCTCAGTTTCGCGCCAACGGAGGAAGCCACAGAGAAAACCTTGCTCTGCAGAATGTACAG GCCCGAGTCAGGATGGTCCTGGCCTACCTGTTTGCCCAACTGAGTCTGTGGGCTCGGGGGAAGCCAGGTGGATTGCTGGTGCTGGGCTCAGCCAACGTAGATGAGAG TTTGACAGGGTATTTCACGAAGTACGACTGCTCCAGTGCCGACATCAACCCAATAGGAGGCATCAGCAAGACGGACCTGAAGAGCTTCCTGCTCTACTGTGTCGAGCAGTTCCAGCTCACCGCTCTGAGAGG CATCCTGTCTGCTCCGCCCACAGCTGAGCTGGAGCCGCTGACAGATGGACAGGTGTCTCAAACAGATGAG gCAGACATGGGGATGACCTACTCTGAGTTATCTGTGATTGGACGGCTGAGGAAGATCTCAAAGTGCGGCCCCTTCAGCATGTTCTGTAAGCTCATTCACACGTGGAAGGACACGCTCTCACCTGCAGAG GTGGCCCAGAAGGTGAAGCACTTCTTCCGGATGTACTCGATGAACCGCCACAAGATGACCACGGTGACGCCGTCCTACCATGCCGAGAGCTACAGTCCCGACGACAACCGCTTTGACCTCCGACCTTTCCTCTACAACACGCGCTGGACCTGGCAGTTCAGGTGCATCGACAACCAG ATACCACTGTTGAGGGTTCCTTTGCtggttgctgctgctggagggacATCCTGGCAGACTGGAGCAAAATATACACCCCCTGAGGCAGAAGCTCTAAATGCAGGAAGTGGCTGA